The following are encoded together in the Panicum virgatum strain AP13 chromosome 6K, P.virgatum_v5, whole genome shotgun sequence genome:
- the LOC120639237 gene encoding histone H2B.1-like: MASKAEKKIAEEETTTEKAEKALVGKKPNAEKRLPASKSASKDGEKKGKKKTNKSVEMYKLYIFKVLKQVHPDIGISSKAMSIMNSFINDCFEKLAGEAAKLARYNKKSTITSRDIQTSVCLILPGELAKHAVSEGTKAVTKFTTS, translated from the coding sequence GACGACAACTGAGAAGGCGGAGAAGGCCCTAGTGGGGAAGAAGCCTAATGCTGAGAAAAGGCTGCCGGCCAGCAAGTCCGCCAGCAAGGACGGTGAGAAGAAGGGCAAGAAGAAGACGAACAAGAGTGTGGAGATGTACAAGCTATACATCTTCAAGGTGCTCAAGCAGGTCCACCCCGACATCGGAATCTCCTCCAAGGCTATGTCCATCATGAACTCGTTCATCAATGATTGTTTCGAGAAACTAGCGGGGGAGGCGGCCAAGCTCGCGCGGTACAACAAGAAGTCCACCATCACCTCCCGCGATATCCAGACCTCGGTTTGCCTCATcctccccggcgagctcgccaagCACGCCGTCTCTGAGGGCACCAAGGCAGTCACCAAGTTCACCACCTCTTAG